The Acidobacteriota bacterium genome includes a window with the following:
- a CDS encoding exo-alpha-sialidase has protein sequence MGWSGKMRRLLAVLLLLAFNALAALAQETAAQKYLLSVVRIYDRALHSAFTDLVEFNGKLYCTFREGTGHVPGKEGTNGTIRVITSADGQNWQAAALLSEEGVDLRDPKLSVTPDGRLMLLIGGSYYEGEKLGLRRTRVSFSDKLGRNFGVPRPVEIDPKIKTDADWLWRVTWQRGIGYGVLYQSGGDEYQAHLVSTRDGIRYQWVTSFEIAGRPNETTVRFLPDGEMLAWVRRERGTQNGFLGSSRPPYTNWTWQEQNVRLGGPNFIALPDGRLLGVTRGHLADRQTSTYVAWLTKEGAVNLIVTLPSGGDTSYAGLVVRGAQLLVSYYASHEGKTAIYLATLNLKRLLRETDH, from the coding sequence ATGGGGTGGAGCGGCAAAATGAGGCGTCTGCTGGCAGTGCTATTGTTGCTGGCATTCAACGCCCTGGCCGCCCTGGCGCAGGAAACGGCGGCCCAAAAATACCTGCTCTCAGTCGTGCGCATTTACGACCGCGCGTTGCACAGCGCCTTTACCGACCTGGTCGAATTCAACGGCAAACTCTATTGCACTTTTCGCGAAGGCACCGGCCATGTGCCCGGCAAGGAGGGAACCAACGGCACGATTCGCGTCATCACTTCCGCCGACGGCCAGAACTGGCAAGCAGCCGCGTTGCTGAGCGAAGAAGGCGTGGATTTGCGTGATCCGAAATTGTCAGTCACGCCGGATGGGCGGTTGATGCTGTTGATCGGCGGCTCGTATTACGAAGGTGAAAAGCTGGGCCTGCGCCGCACGCGGGTTTCCTTTTCCGACAAGCTGGGCCGCAACTTTGGCGTGCCGCGCCCGGTGGAGATTGATCCGAAAATCAAAACCGACGCCGACTGGCTCTGGCGCGTGACGTGGCAGCGCGGCATCGGTTACGGCGTGTTGTACCAATCCGGCGGTGATGAATATCAGGCGCATTTGGTTTCGACGCGCGATGGCATCCGGTATCAATGGGTGACGAGCTTTGAGATTGCCGGGCGGCCCAACGAGACGACCGTGCGCTTCCTGCCCGACGGCGAAATGCTGGCCTGGGTGCGGCGCGAACGCGGCACGCAAAACGGCTTTCTCGGCAGCAGCCGTCCGCCGTATACAAATTGGACGTGGCAAGAGCAGAACGTGCGGCTGGGCGGGCCGAATTTTATCGCGTTGCCGGACGGGCGATTGCTGGGCGTGACGCGTGGGCATTTGGCTGACCGGCAGACAAGCACGTATGTGGCGTGGCTGACGAAGGAGGGCGCAGTCAATCTAATCGTGACCTTGCCCAGCGGCGGCGACACCAGCTATGCGGGGCTGGTCGTGCGCGGCGCTCAACTGCTGGTTTCGTATTACGCCAGCCATGAAGGTAAAACGGCGATTTATCTGGCGACGCTGAATTTGAAACGCCTGTTGCGCGAGACTGATCATTAA